AGACGTTTCAAACGATTAGACAAAAGAAGATGCAGAAGACAAACGTCCAATTAGACGAAACAGGAGGCTCAAGTCCTGAGGTCCAGAATGGTGCCATAGCAACATAgaactgaacaggactaaaccgggactaaaccaggactgaaccaggactaaaccaggactgaaccgggactaaaccgggactgaaccaggagtaaaccaggactgaaccgggactgaaccgggactgaaccgggactgaaccgggactgaaccgggactgaaccaggactataatgGAACAATTAAACAAATCTGGTTGCACTCACATTAAAACAGTGAGACtttatacacaaatataaatataaatataaacacacagaacataaaATCTGTACCTTCTGCAGAGTCTCagttttctctttcttcttgttGCGACATTTTGCGGCTGCGATCTTGTTTCTCTCTCGTCGTCTCTTCCTCCGCTCCATCTCCTCTGGAgtgaactaaaacaaacatcATCATCAGAGTCGGCCCTGTCCTCAGAGGTCCACGGGCCCTGTCCTCAGAGGTCCACGGGCCCTGTCCTCAGAGGTCCACGGGCCCTGTCCTCAGAGGTCCACGGGCCCTGTCCTCAGAGGTCCACGGGCCCTGTCCTCAGAGGTCCACGGGCCCTGTCCTCAGAGGTCCACGGGCCCTGTCCTCAGAGGTCCACGGGCCCTGTCCTCAGAGGTCCACGGGCCCTGTCCTCAGAGGTCCACGGGCCCTGTCCTCAGAGGTCCACGGGCCCTGTCCTcgtccatgtgtcttatatctgtgtaatcctcagtgtccagtattccattgtggtccatgggagtgtgtgtgtctgtgtgtgtctgtgtgcgtgcgcctgtgtgtgtgcgtgcgcctGTGCGTGCGCCTGTGCGTGTGCGTGCGCCTGTGCGTGTGCGTGCGCCTGTGCGTGCGCGCCTGTGCGTGCGCGCCTGTGCGTGCGCGCCTGTGCGTGCGCGCCTGTGCGTGCGCCTGTGCGTGCGCCTGTGCGTGCGCCTGTGCGTGCGCCTGTGCGTGCGCCTGTGCGTGCGCCTGTGCGTGCGCCTGTGCGTGCGCCTGTGCGTGCGCCTGTGCGTGCGCCTGTGCGTGTCTTGTTTCAGTATCGTTTAATATCTGGTTCTCGATCCTTTTGACAAAAAGCGCACACTCAGTGTAGTGACGTGGTCTTACCTCTCTCTTGCTCCACCCGCAGGCTCGGCCCTGTAAACGCTCGCTCAGCCGGTCGCTGCTGGACGACGCCCCGTCCGAGCTCACGTCGCCGCTGGCGTCGGCGCCCTGTCCGCTCGACAGTCTCCTGCTCTGAATGGTCAGACGCAGCTCCTCCTTCACCAGAGGACTGAACCCGGAGAAGTCGTCCAGGGTCAGAGAGCCGGGCGGAGACAAACACGGCACCAACGCACAACTGATGTCTGCGAGCGAGGGCCCAGGGTGCTGCAACATCATTCTGGAAGAAACATgaagaaacacacaaagaaacatgAAGGAACATGAAggaacacacaaagaaacatgaaggaacacacaaagaaacatgaaggaacacacaaagaaacatgaaggaacacacaaagaaacatgaaggaacacacaaagaaacatgaaggaacacacaaagaaacatgaaggaacacacaaagaaacatgAAGGAACGTGAAggaacacacaaagaaacaggaagGAACGTGAAggaacacacaaagaaacaggaaggaacatgaagaaacacacaaacatgaaggaacacacaaagaaacatgAAGCACGTGTATTAAAGAGCTGTTTTTACTCTATTAGAGGGCCCACATTAAGATGGATAAGTGTtaagccacactgtggaacatttcaggccccaacatctccatggagacaagcaggtggtggaggtTGCATTACTGACAAATCCTGAGATACACCAGgtttttaagccagat
This sequence is a window from Periophthalmus magnuspinnatus isolate fPerMag1 chromosome 24, fPerMag1.2.pri, whole genome shotgun sequence. Protein-coding genes within it:
- the LOC117392755 gene encoding cyclic AMP-dependent transcription factor ATF-3-like; amino-acid sequence: MMLQHPGPSLADISCALVPCLSPPGSLTLDDFSGFSPLVKEELRLTIQSRRLSSGQGADASGDVSSDGASSSSDRLSERLQGRACGWSKREFTPEEMERRKRRRERNKIAAAKCRNKKKEKTETLQKESEKLETVNADLKAQIEELKQQKQQLVYMLNLHRPTCIVRARNGCTPEDERNLFIQHIKESALQLHNITSSMASTANTSEAFNTATDTTTTTTTTLDTGLLSLEHVHCSGHL